The Bernardetia litoralis DSM 6794 genome includes a window with the following:
- a CDS encoding SusC/RagA family TonB-linked outer membrane protein: MKRKLLLSMTLMFLLVSSAWAQRTITGTVSSEEGSLPGATVQIKGTTQGTQTDIEGRYTITVPEGNDVLVFSFVGFTAKEETIGNRTVIDVVLAEGDALNTVVVTAYGTQKREALTGAVSEISAKQVADLPSGNVLQGLNGKVAGVQIIQQSGQPGSSPTVRFRGIGSINASSDPLYVVDGVPFYGEMNTINNQDIASITFLKDASAAALYGSRGANGVIIITTKKGKSGKVRVTFDTRLGISTRGIADYNVMTDPAKYYEARFQAIRNDLIVGGADAASASADAAEYMITDTDAVLGYPLNYNVYDVPDNQVIDPTTGKLNSSANLLYQEDWSDELFNNNSTYWQSYVSLAGGDDATDYYVSLGYDDNVGYIANSGFERYTGKMRINTKVNKYIDLGANINYSYTSQRNVDGDGTTAFSNPIQFARSIAPIYPVFAYVDGQQALDSDGNPQYDDGTGRITGVSRPYAALQNPAATSRLDVNRNNNNNVFGTTYAKVNFTDYLNFTYNVAVDLRDRTITEFDTPQYGDAAGDVNGRLNEYAIRNLNVTQQQLLNFEKSFDLHNVTALLGHEYNSLNFRYLQAHKTNFLLPEEPILDFGANIQSMNAFEQDYNVEGYFARVMYDYNDKYYFNASFRRDGSSVFAPENRWGNFFGLGGAWRLSQESFLEDVSWINELKLKTSYGEQGNDNLFYADDSRKSDYYSNRNYYPYRDQFEVVPSDGALSVQLAYLGNKDISWEVNRNFNVGFDLAALDNRLNVNVEYFTRTVSDMLFDTPLPLSTGNPSFPENVGDMVNKGIEVAISGDVLKTKDFGLNISINATHYKNEITRLPQSFIDDSQFRLVEGGSRYDYFLREYAGYNPENGNTMWYKDILNDSGEPTGERETTENVGEATEYFSGETALPDVYGGFAFDFRYKSFDLGLNFAYQIGGKGYDAVYWGLYDMAGLAGGNIIDEAYGNTWTPENTTAEYPRLSASSAANNYAASDLFLIDASYLSLQNVSVGYNFDKSITSKIGVASLRVFALANNVGILSKRQGYDPRLSLTGTSSNEYSLMRTMTFGLNVQF; the protein is encoded by the coding sequence ATGAAGAGAAAATTATTACTTAGTATGACGTTGATGTTCTTGCTTGTTAGTTCAGCATGGGCACAACGCACAATTACAGGTACTGTTAGTTCTGAAGAAGGCTCGTTACCAGGTGCAACTGTTCAAATTAAAGGAACAACACAAGGAACACAAACTGACATAGAAGGACGTTATACCATTACTGTTCCAGAAGGAAATGATGTGCTTGTATTTAGTTTTGTAGGCTTTACTGCAAAAGAAGAAACAATCGGTAACCGTACAGTTATTGATGTGGTTTTAGCAGAAGGCGATGCACTTAATACAGTAGTTGTTACTGCTTATGGTACTCAAAAAAGAGAAGCGCTTACAGGAGCTGTTTCTGAAATTAGTGCAAAGCAAGTTGCAGATCTTCCAAGTGGAAATGTTCTTCAAGGACTTAACGGTAAAGTAGCTGGTGTTCAGATTATTCAACAAAGTGGACAACCAGGTAGCTCACCAACAGTTCGTTTTAGAGGTATTGGTTCAATTAATGCATCTTCTGACCCTCTTTATGTAGTAGATGGAGTTCCTTTTTATGGTGAGATGAATACTATCAATAACCAAGATATAGCAAGTATCACATTTCTTAAAGATGCTTCTGCTGCTGCCCTTTATGGAAGTAGAGGTGCAAATGGTGTAATTATTATTACAACTAAAAAAGGTAAAAGTGGTAAAGTACGTGTTACTTTTGATACTCGTTTAGGTATCTCTACAAGAGGTATCGCAGATTATAATGTAATGACAGACCCAGCTAAATATTATGAAGCTCGTTTTCAAGCTATTCGTAATGACTTAATTGTTGGTGGAGCTGATGCTGCTTCTGCTTCTGCTGATGCTGCTGAATATATGATTACAGATACCGATGCAGTATTAGGTTATCCTTTAAACTATAATGTTTATGATGTGCCTGATAACCAAGTGATTGATCCAACAACTGGAAAACTTAATTCTAGTGCTAATTTATTATACCAAGAAGATTGGTCTGATGAGTTATTCAATAATAACAGTACATATTGGCAATCGTATGTATCATTAGCAGGTGGCGATGATGCTACTGATTATTATGTTTCATTAGGATATGATGATAACGTTGGATATATCGCAAATTCTGGGTTTGAGCGTTACACAGGAAAAATGAGAATAAACACAAAAGTTAATAAATATATTGACTTAGGTGCAAATATAAATTATTCTTATACTTCACAACGCAATGTAGATGGAGATGGAACAACTGCATTTAGTAACCCTATTCAATTTGCTCGTAGTATTGCTCCTATTTATCCAGTATTTGCTTATGTAGATGGACAACAAGCACTTGATAGTGATGGAAACCCTCAATATGATGATGGTACAGGTAGAATTACAGGAGTTTCTCGTCCGTATGCAGCACTTCAAAATCCAGCAGCTACTTCTCGCTTGGATGTAAATCGTAACAATAACAATAATGTTTTTGGAACTACTTATGCAAAAGTGAACTTTACTGATTACTTAAACTTTACCTATAATGTTGCAGTTGATTTAAGAGACAGAACTATCACAGAATTTGATACTCCTCAATATGGTGATGCTGCTGGTGATGTGAATGGTCGTTTAAATGAGTATGCTATTCGTAACTTGAATGTTACACAACAACAGTTGCTTAATTTTGAAAAATCATTCGATTTACACAACGTAACAGCACTTTTGGGACATGAGTATAACTCTCTTAATTTCCGTTATTTACAAGCTCATAAAACTAATTTCCTTTTGCCAGAAGAGCCTATTTTAGATTTTGGTGCAAACATTCAAAGTATGAATGCTTTTGAGCAAGATTATAATGTAGAAGGTTATTTTGCTAGAGTAATGTATGATTACAATGACAAATATTATTTCAATGCAAGTTTTAGAAGAGATGGTTCTTCTGTATTTGCTCCTGAAAACCGTTGGGGTAACTTCTTTGGATTAGGTGGAGCTTGGAGACTTTCTCAAGAAAGCTTCTTAGAAGATGTAAGTTGGATAAACGAACTTAAATTGAAAACAAGTTACGGAGAGCAAGGAAATGATAACTTATTTTATGCAGATGATTCAAGAAAAAGTGATTATTATTCTAATAGAAACTACTACCCATATAGAGATCAATTCGAAGTTGTTCCAAGTGATGGAGCATTATCTGTTCAGTTAGCTTATTTAGGTAATAAAGATATATCTTGGGAAGTAAACAGAAACTTTAATGTAGGTTTTGATTTAGCTGCTCTTGATAATCGCTTGAATGTTAATGTTGAATACTTTACTCGTACTGTATCAGATATGCTTTTTGATACTCCTCTTCCTTTATCAACTGGTAACCCTTCATTCCCTGAAAATGTCGGAGATATGGTAAACAAAGGAATTGAAGTGGCTATTAGTGGAGATGTATTGAAAACTAAAGATTTTGGTTTGAATATTAGCATCAATGCAACTCATTATAAAAATGAAATCACTCGTCTTCCACAATCATTTATTGATGATAGTCAGTTCCGTTTAGTAGAAGGTGGTTCTAGGTATGACTATTTCTTAAGAGAATATGCTGGATATAATCCTGAGAATGGTAATACAATGTGGTATAAAGATATTCTTAATGATAGTGGAGAGCCTACAGGAGAGCGTGAAACTACTGAAAATGTAGGTGAAGCAACTGAGTATTTCTCAGGAGAAACTGCTCTTCCTGATGTATATGGTGGATTTGCATTTGATTTTAGATACAAGTCTTTTGACTTAGGTCTTAACTTCGCTTATCAAATAGGTGGAAAAGGTTATGATGCAGTATATTGGGGATTATATGATATGGCTGGTTTAGCTGGTGGAAACATCATTGATGAGGCGTATGGAAATACTTGGACTCCTGAAAATACAACAGCTGAATACCCTAGATTAAGTGCTAGTTCGGCTGCAAATAACTATGCAGCTTCTGATTTGTTCTTAATAGATGCAAGTTATTTGAGTTTACAAAATGTTAGTGTAGGCTATAATTTTGATAAATCAATTACAAGCAAAATCGGAGTTGCTTCTTTGAGAGTATTTGCTCTTGCAAATAACGTAGGAATTCTTTCTAAAAGACAAGGATATGATCCTAGATTAAGTCTTACAGGTACTAGCTCTAATGAGTATAGCCTTATGAGAACAATGACTTTTGGCTTGAATGTACAATTTTAA
- a CDS encoding FkbM family methyltransferase produces MKQKLVRSLKAFINKLGYHIDKIDRNSLTMAGGLERSSKHTSPKSFIDVGASDGRWTELAMQFFPKSYYLLVEAQEGHRKDLERFQSKKQNVLVCMAAAGDSEGEIYFDASDLHAGLASKEKLETNCITVPVTTIDLQVEKNKLQPPFCIKLDTHGFEIPILEGATKTLEKADLLIIEVYNFQIVRNEDDASQNSLRFYELCQYLDKKGFYCADLVDIMRRKKDDMLWQMDMFFYRKENKVFESNSYE; encoded by the coding sequence TTGAAACAGAAATTAGTACGTTCCTTAAAAGCCTTTATCAATAAATTAGGCTATCATATTGATAAAATAGACCGAAATTCACTTACTATGGCTGGTGGATTAGAACGCAGTTCAAAACATACTTCTCCAAAAAGCTTTATAGATGTAGGAGCTTCTGATGGAAGATGGACAGAACTAGCCATGCAATTTTTCCCAAAATCATATTATTTACTCGTTGAGGCACAAGAAGGACACCGTAAGGATTTAGAACGTTTTCAATCAAAAAAACAAAATGTTTTGGTTTGTATGGCTGCTGCTGGCGATTCAGAAGGCGAAATTTATTTTGATGCTTCTGACCTTCATGCAGGATTAGCTTCTAAAGAAAAACTAGAAACAAATTGTATTACTGTTCCTGTTACAACGATTGATTTGCAGGTAGAAAAAAATAAATTACAACCTCCTTTTTGTATAAAATTAGATACACATGGTTTTGAAATTCCGATTTTGGAAGGAGCAACCAAAACATTAGAAAAAGCTGATTTATTAATAATAGAAGTATATAATTTTCAGATTGTACGAAATGAAGATGATGCTTCACAGAACAGCCTGCGTTTTTATGAATTATGCCAGTATTTGGATAAAAAAGGCTTTTATTGCGCTGATTTAGTAGATATTATGCGAAGAAAAAAAGATGATATGCTTTGGCAAATGGATATGTTTTTTTATAGAAAAGAGAATAAAGTTTTTGAGAGTAATTCGTATGAATAG
- a CDS encoding YdeI/OmpD-associated family protein, whose product MPKEEIETYYPKSQTDWRNWLIKNHQLKQSVWLVFYKKSTKIASISWSEAVDEALCFGWIDSTKKTIDNERYIQYFSKRKSNSIWSKVNKDKVEYLISKNLIREAGYKAIETAKKNKSWFIMDEVEALILPKVLKEEFDKREGALEYYESLSKSAKKVLLSWIVLAKRPETKQKRIIEIAENASRNAKPKQFR is encoded by the coding sequence ATGCCTAAAGAAGAAATAGAAACATATTATCCTAAAAGTCAAACAGACTGGAGAAACTGGTTAATTAAAAACCATCAGTTAAAACAGTCTGTTTGGCTTGTTTTTTATAAAAAATCAACAAAAATTGCTTCTATCAGTTGGAGTGAAGCTGTTGATGAAGCACTCTGTTTTGGATGGATAGATAGTACTAAAAAGACTATTGATAATGAAAGATACATTCAATATTTCAGTAAAAGAAAGTCTAATAGTATTTGGTCTAAGGTAAATAAAGATAAGGTAGAATATTTAATTTCAAAAAATCTTATCCGAGAAGCTGGGTATAAAGCTATTGAAACAGCTAAGAAAAATAAATCTTGGTTTATAATGGATGAAGTAGAAGCATTAATTCTTCCAAAAGTCTTAAAGGAAGAATTTGACAAAAGAGAGGGAGCTTTAGAATATTACGAGAGCCTAAGTAAATCAGCAAAGAAAGTTCTATTAAGCTGGATTGTACTTGCTAAAAGACCCGAAACTAAGCAAAAAAGAATTATTGAAATAGCAGAAAACGCAAGTAGAAATGCCAAACCGAAACAATTTAGATAA
- a CDS encoding two-component regulator propeller domain-containing protein yields the protein MSCFFVQGRFSSLYAQSNMSFEHITIDDGLSQNTPNVFFQDSRGLLWIGTQDGLNMYDGIKFHHYKRVVDNINSISDNLILCITEDKEGNIWVGTEGGLNMFDFSKQHFTRYRNNPADENSIINNTVRSIHCDKNGEIWAGTDGGLVHFLQDSKTFETFKEQKRDESIVRCFLEDKNGILWVGTNAGLAAFDRKINQFEKRGFRRDAINGMVMDNEGNIWAGGARGLFKRTFLTSNYMDVTQNRYLTINNLFIDDKGLLWLMTDDGLQYLKPWYSSPRLRVIRSRNTDPSSLSSNDILTMFEDQAGIIWIGTNGYGINKFDRNRIKFDTYTAARTGLSDNTVRSVLEDKHGILWIGTIQGLNKYKEGIEQASVIGMLSKKKIYAIYEDNQNQVWVGTMENGIYIFDNSKPSLGVIFKKRLTTRTTKGLLSNSIRVIYQDKAGTIWIGTDKGGLSRYNASTNSFKTFANDPNVLNSLSNNRVRGIYEDLEGTLWVSTYGGGLNKFDEKDESFSVYKSDVNDKYSISTNRIYPVYEDDRSHFWVLTYGGGLNLLDRKTGKFKHFTEEDGLPNNVLYGVLEDSKKNLWFSTNRGISKFTPSDTAFVNFGVEDGLQANEFNSGAYAKGKTGMMYFGGINGLNYFHPDSIQGNSYIAPVLFTNFQVNNKNIEIGDSSIIQKHISLVEKIQLNHKQNSFAFFFASLHYSFPERNKYQYKLEGFDTDWIESNRGEAQYTNLDAGEYTFLVKGSNSDGVWNEEPISVKIVITDAWYNALEAKVAFALIVLLTLFLIYRWRIWRVEQKRKQLEQKIALRTKELTQEKEKVEQQNTLIESANKKITDSIRYAQRIQDAIIPSEEEMLDAFTEHFVLFQPRDIVSGDFYWSWKNNGLSHFAVVDCTGHGVPGAIMSVVGFAMLEQTTKVKQINEPAKILTEMNTGIVGWLKQNEGNVLHETGKIWKSRDGMDMSMISLDKVNRKIVFSGAKNSLFHTENGKIIEVKGDRFSIGGTLLKQKQKTFTDKHISLQKNDMVYLTTDGFLDQFGGGNNKKYSKKRFIELLNKIQHLPLKEQQKKLQESFVHWQGLQRQIDDMLVIGIRM from the coding sequence ATGAGTTGTTTTTTTGTGCAAGGTAGATTTTCTAGTTTGTACGCTCAAAGTAATATGTCTTTCGAACATATTACTATTGATGATGGACTTTCTCAAAATACACCTAATGTTTTCTTCCAAGATTCTCGTGGCTTGCTTTGGATAGGTACACAAGATGGACTCAATATGTATGATGGAATAAAATTTCATCATTACAAGCGTGTTGTTGATAATATAAATTCTATTTCTGATAATCTTATTCTTTGCATTACAGAAGATAAAGAGGGTAATATTTGGGTAGGAACTGAAGGAGGACTCAATATGTTTGATTTCTCAAAACAGCATTTTACAAGATATAGAAATAACCCAGCCGATGAAAATAGTATAATTAATAATACAGTTCGTTCTATTCATTGCGATAAAAACGGAGAAATTTGGGCAGGAACTGATGGAGGTTTGGTTCATTTTTTACAAGACTCTAAAACTTTTGAGACTTTTAAAGAACAAAAACGTGATGAATCCATTGTACGTTGTTTTTTGGAAGATAAAAATGGTATATTATGGGTAGGTACAAATGCAGGTCTAGCAGCTTTTGATAGAAAAATAAACCAATTTGAAAAAAGAGGATTCAGACGTGATGCCATTAATGGAATGGTCATGGATAATGAAGGAAATATTTGGGCTGGTGGAGCAAGAGGACTTTTCAAAAGAACATTCTTAACTTCAAATTACATGGATGTTACACAGAATCGTTATCTGACTATTAATAATCTTTTTATTGATGATAAAGGATTACTTTGGTTGATGACAGATGATGGCTTGCAGTATCTAAAACCTTGGTATAGTTCGCCTCGTTTGCGTGTAATTCGCTCTCGTAATACAGACCCTTCTAGCCTTTCTTCGAATGATATTCTGACTATGTTTGAAGACCAAGCTGGTATTATTTGGATAGGAACAAATGGTTATGGCATTAATAAATTTGATAGAAATAGAATAAAATTTGATACTTATACAGCAGCTCGCACAGGATTGAGTGATAATACGGTTCGTAGTGTTTTGGAAGATAAACACGGCATTCTTTGGATAGGAACAATACAAGGGTTAAATAAATATAAAGAAGGAATAGAACAGGCTTCTGTTATTGGGATGCTTTCAAAGAAAAAGATTTATGCAATTTATGAAGATAATCAAAATCAAGTTTGGGTAGGGACTATGGAAAATGGAATCTATATATTTGATAATAGCAAACCTAGTTTGGGAGTTATTTTTAAGAAACGCCTAACAACAAGAACTACAAAAGGACTTTTAAGTAATTCTATTCGTGTAATTTATCAAGATAAAGCAGGTACAATTTGGATAGGAACAGATAAGGGAGGACTTTCAAGATATAATGCAAGTACAAATTCATTCAAAACCTTTGCAAATGACCCAAATGTTTTGAACTCATTATCTAATAATAGAGTAAGAGGAATTTATGAGGATTTAGAAGGAACTCTATGGGTAAGTACGTATGGAGGTGGTTTGAATAAATTTGATGAAAAAGATGAAAGTTTTTCTGTTTATAAAAGTGATGTAAATGACAAATACAGTATTAGCACAAACCGAATATATCCCGTTTATGAAGATGATAGAAGTCATTTTTGGGTTCTGACATATGGTGGTGGATTAAATTTATTAGATAGAAAAACAGGTAAATTCAAGCATTTTACTGAGGAAGATGGGCTTCCAAATAACGTTTTGTACGGAGTCTTAGAAGATTCTAAAAAGAATTTGTGGTTTAGTACAAATAGAGGAATTAGTAAATTTACTCCATCAGATACTGCTTTTGTTAATTTTGGAGTAGAAGATGGACTGCAAGCCAATGAATTTAATTCAGGAGCTTATGCAAAAGGAAAAACAGGAATGATGTATTTTGGAGGAATTAATGGACTTAATTATTTTCATCCTGATAGCATACAAGGAAATAGTTATATAGCACCTGTTTTATTTACGAATTTTCAAGTAAATAATAAAAATATAGAAATTGGAGATAGCAGTATTATCCAAAAACATATTTCACTTGTTGAAAAAATACAACTTAATCATAAACAAAATTCATTTGCATTCTTTTTTGCATCATTACATTATTCTTTTCCAGAAAGAAATAAATATCAATATAAATTAGAAGGTTTTGATACTGATTGGATAGAATCAAATAGAGGAGAGGCACAATATACAAATTTGGATGCAGGAGAATATACTTTTTTAGTAAAAGGCTCTAACTCTGATGGAGTGTGGAATGAAGAACCGATTTCTGTAAAAATTGTTATTACAGATGCTTGGTATAATGCACTAGAAGCTAAAGTTGCATTTGCTTTAATTGTGCTTTTAACTCTATTTTTAATATACAGATGGAGAATATGGAGAGTAGAGCAAAAAAGAAAACAACTAGAACAAAAAATTGCATTACGAACTAAAGAGCTTACTCAAGAAAAAGAAAAAGTAGAACAACAAAATACTTTAATCGAATCTGCAAATAAAAAAATTACGGATTCGATTCGTTATGCACAACGTATTCAAGATGCTATTATTCCTTCTGAGGAAGAAATGCTAGATGCTTTTACTGAGCATTTTGTGCTTTTTCAACCTCGTGATATTGTAAGTGGAGATTTTTATTGGTCTTGGAAAAATAATGGTTTAAGTCATTTTGCTGTTGTAGATTGTACAGGTCATGGTGTTCCAGGAGCGATTATGTCTGTGGTTGGCTTTGCAATGCTTGAACAAACAACCAAAGTAAAACAAATCAATGAACCTGCTAAAATTCTAACTGAAATGAATACAGGTATTGTAGGCTGGTTGAAGCAAAATGAAGGAAATGTTTTGCATGAAACAGGCAAAATTTGGAAAAGCCGTGATGGAATGGATATGTCAATGATTAGCTTGGATAAAGTAAATCGTAAAATTGTATTTTCAGGTGCAAAAAATTCATTATTTCATACTGAAAACGGAAAAATCATAGAAGTAAAAGGAGATCGATTTTCTATTGGTGGAACTTTGCTCAAACAAAAACAAAAGACATTTACGGATAAACATATTAGTCTTCAAAAAAATGATATGGTTTATCTGACTACTGATGGCTTTTTAGACCAATTTGGAGGAGGTAATAATAAAAAATACTCCAAAAAACGTTTTATAGAATTATTAAATAAGATACAACACCTTCCTCTTAAAGAACAGCAAAAGAAACTACAAGAAAGCTTTGTGCATTGGCAAGGATTACAACGCCAAATTGATGACATGCTTGTGATTGGAATACGTATGTAA
- a CDS encoding YicC/YloC family endoribonuclease has product MLKSMTGYGSSNLENEEYTINTEIKTVNSKYLDCSLRLPKLFADKEIEVKNLAQKILERGKVYINLNYVSKAENFSELVVNQQLVSSYYEAMIKSAKELNAPTNDIFRIAMMQDNVFVEKANEEAIKSHWKAIYQTIEKALLDCNEFRKDEGKSLQNQIEECLASIQNSLTEINKIEPRRTEKIRQKLEKNIESVVNSDNFDKNRFEQEVIYYAEKLDIAEEQVRLKTHIEYFLKELNKDNTSGKKLNFIAQEMGREINTIGSKANDADMQHFVVEMKEELEKIKEQTLNVL; this is encoded by the coding sequence ATGTTAAAATCAATGACAGGTTACGGAAGTAGCAACTTAGAGAACGAAGAATATACCATCAATACAGAAATAAAAACAGTCAATTCGAAATATTTAGATTGTAGCCTTCGCCTTCCAAAACTGTTTGCAGATAAAGAAATTGAAGTAAAAAATCTAGCACAAAAAATACTAGAAAGAGGAAAAGTTTATATTAACCTCAATTACGTTTCGAAGGCTGAGAATTTTTCTGAATTAGTTGTCAATCAGCAGCTTGTAAGTAGTTATTATGAAGCTATGATAAAATCAGCTAAAGAATTGAATGCGCCTACCAATGATATTTTCAGAATTGCGATGATGCAAGACAATGTTTTTGTAGAAAAAGCAAACGAAGAAGCCATCAAATCACATTGGAAAGCCATTTATCAAACAATAGAAAAAGCTCTTTTAGATTGTAATGAGTTTAGAAAAGACGAAGGAAAATCGCTACAAAATCAGATAGAAGAATGCTTGGCTTCTATTCAAAATTCGCTTACAGAAATCAATAAAATAGAACCTCGCAGAACAGAAAAAATCCGTCAAAAGTTAGAAAAAAATATTGAAAGCGTAGTAAATTCAGATAATTTTGATAAAAATCGTTTCGAACAAGAAGTTATTTATTATGCCGAAAAACTAGATATTGCAGAAGAACAAGTCCGTTTGAAAACGCATATTGAGTATTTTTTGAAGGAACTAAATAAAGATAATACAAGTGGAAAAAAACTGAATTTTATAGCACAAGAAATGGGTAGAGAAATAAATACAATCGGCTCAAAAGCAAATGATGCTGATATGCAACATTTTGTCGTTGAGATGAAAGAAGAATTAGAGAAAATAAAGGAACAAACTTTGAATGTACTTTAA
- a CDS encoding helix-turn-helix transcriptional regulator produces the protein MDYSETNRLSRLTAILIQLQTKRIVTASELARKFNISKRTIYRDIKALEQSGVPVLTEEGKGYTLMDGYKIPPVMFTEKQANALILAEQLVLNSKDSSFVKDYSEAIDKIKSILKYTTKDKANILLERTRYDENRNRERNSNNLSDLQNALTNYNLVKIEYINKENSSSIRIIEPFAILNSENWYLVAFCRLRNEFRFFRPDRIQKIEILTENFEPHNMTLQEYFDKYQ, from the coding sequence ATGGATTACTCTGAAACAAATAGACTATCAAGATTAACTGCAATCTTAATTCAGTTACAGACTAAACGAATTGTAACAGCCTCTGAATTAGCACGTAAATTTAATATTAGTAAAAGAACCATTTATAGAGATATAAAGGCATTGGAACAATCTGGTGTTCCTGTATTAACAGAGGAAGGGAAAGGCTATACATTAATGGATGGATATAAAATTCCACCTGTAATGTTTACCGAAAAACAAGCAAATGCCTTAATACTTGCAGAACAATTAGTACTAAATAGTAAAGATTCATCTTTTGTAAAAGACTACTCAGAAGCAATAGATAAAATTAAATCAATTCTAAAATATACGACAAAAGATAAAGCTAATATACTTCTTGAACGTACACGTTATGACGAAAACAGGAATAGAGAAAGAAATAGTAATAATTTATCAGATTTACAAAATGCATTAACCAATTATAACCTTGTTAAAATAGAATATATCAATAAAGAAAATTCTTCATCAATTAGAATAATAGAACCATTTGCTATATTAAATTCTGAAAATTGGTATTTAGTTGCATTTTGTCGTTTGCGTAATGAGTTTAGGTTTTTTAGACCAGACAGAATTCAAAAAATAGAAATTCTAACAGAAAATTTTGAACCTCATAATATGACTTTACAAGAATATTTTGACAAATATCAATAA
- a CDS encoding alpha/beta fold hydrolase, which yields MISVNGIELEVFEAGKENKGKPIVLCHGFPENAFSWRFQIPELVKAGYHVIVPNQRGYGKSSCPTEITAYGIKNLTDDLVALLDYYGYKNATFIGHDWGANIVWSLALLHPEKVNKIINLALPYMQRGEKPWIEFMEEIFGPDNYFVHFNRQVGVADAILDENKSQFLGNLFRKNVPLAIPESGMLMINLAKAEKSLGEPIMSESELAVYVSAFETSGFTGSINWYRNLDQNWHLLADVNPIIKHAALMIYGDQDMIPKSENLTDFVPNVEVISLDCGHCIQQEKPEETNQAILKWLEQQNA from the coding sequence ATGATTTCAGTCAATGGTATTGAACTTGAAGTATTTGAAGCAGGTAAAGAGAATAAAGGTAAACCTATTGTACTTTGTCACGGATTTCCAGAAAATGCGTTTTCTTGGCGTTTTCAAATTCCCGAACTTGTTAAAGCTGGTTATCACGTTATTGTTCCAAATCAAAGAGGTTATGGTAAATCATCTTGCCCAACTGAAATAACAGCATATGGTATTAAAAATTTAACAGATGATTTGGTTGCTCTACTAGATTATTATGGTTATAAAAATGCCACTTTTATAGGTCATGATTGGGGTGCTAATATTGTTTGGAGTCTAGCTTTATTACATCCTGAGAAAGTAAATAAAATAATAAATTTGGCTTTACCATATATGCAAAGAGGAGAAAAACCTTGGATAGAGTTTATGGAAGAAATATTTGGCCCAGATAATTATTTTGTTCACTTTAATAGACAAGTAGGAGTCGCAGATGCTATTTTGGATGAAAACAAATCTCAGTTTCTTGGTAATTTATTTCGAAAAAATGTACCTCTTGCAATACCTGAATCAGGAATGTTAATGATTAATCTTGCAAAAGCAGAAAAATCACTCGGAGAACCAATAATGAGCGAAAGTGAATTGGCTGTTTATGTTTCTGCTTTCGAAACATCAGGATTTACAGGAAGTATTAATTGGTATAGAAACCTTGACCAAAATTGGCATTTATTGGCAGACGTGAATCCAATTATTAAACACGCTGCACTTATGATATATGGAGACCAAGATATGATTCCTAAATCTGAAAATTTAACAGATTTTGTTCCTAATGTAGAAGTAATTAGTTTAGATTGTGGTCATTGTATTCAACAAGAAAAACCAGAAGAAACTAATCAAGCAATTTTAAAATGGTTAGAACAACAGAATGCCTAA